The following proteins are encoded in a genomic region of Gimesia algae:
- a CDS encoding ATP-dependent helicase, translating to MTLTTSPNQSNHLASLNPAQREAASTLSGPLLVLAGAGTGKTRVITYRMVELIRNGIAPDKILSVTFTNKAAKEMQQRMAALLGKRLPAKPFISTFHSLCVRILREEISLLGYPEKFVIYDRGDQESAARTALREIRVNDKSLRPGDLLNRISNWKMANVSPEDATNYTENDFDFLAAMAYRKYQTKLRSSGAVDFDDLLMLTNQLFSEHPEVLVRVQTKFDYVQIDEYQDTNLSQFSLIRALVKPHQNLCVVGDDDQSIYGWRGAEVKHILGFQQQFPGAKVVRLENNYRCTDKIIELANRLVAHNRDRHKKHLIAHKKMGAPVRFLELADELTEAEKIIGEIRYLNEAQDIPLRDFAILFRTNEQPRVFETELRRTSVRYQLIGSQSFFDRREIRDLLAYLKALAFPHDELSMLRIINTPTRGIGSSTVEKLVNQSVKAGNRFWEMVESAQLTNDLSARASSALNGFHDLLKRYRARLEQSPRDLSRIMHDLIKEIDYEGEIKKQYKTSEQQQARIVVLEQFIESINEYCRRSSDPSPTGFLEETALGDRDDLNEKEDQLAQDAVKLMTLHSAKGLEFPRVYLVGMEEGLLPHKRSVEGTDAEIAEERRIAYVGITRAQDYLTLSRAATRTKWGKKQPTLPSRFLFEMRNTDGEE from the coding sequence AATTGCACCTGATAAAATTCTCTCTGTGACATTTACTAACAAAGCAGCGAAAGAAATGCAGCAACGTATGGCAGCTCTGCTGGGCAAAAGACTGCCTGCCAAGCCATTCATTTCCACGTTCCACTCGCTCTGTGTCCGGATTCTGAGGGAAGAAATCTCTCTGTTGGGTTATCCTGAGAAATTCGTCATCTATGATCGAGGCGATCAGGAGTCAGCAGCCAGAACCGCGCTCCGGGAAATCCGGGTCAATGACAAAAGTCTGCGGCCCGGGGATCTGCTCAACAGAATCAGTAACTGGAAAATGGCAAATGTATCCCCTGAAGACGCTACCAATTATACCGAAAATGATTTCGACTTCCTGGCAGCCATGGCCTATCGAAAATATCAGACCAAGCTGCGTTCCAGTGGGGCAGTAGACTTTGATGATTTACTGATGCTCACAAATCAGCTCTTTTCAGAACATCCGGAAGTCCTCGTACGGGTTCAGACAAAATTTGATTATGTTCAGATCGACGAATATCAGGACACCAATCTTTCCCAGTTCAGCCTGATCCGTGCTCTGGTGAAACCACATCAGAATCTGTGTGTGGTCGGCGATGATGATCAGTCGATTTATGGATGGCGCGGTGCCGAAGTAAAGCATATTCTTGGATTCCAGCAACAGTTCCCGGGAGCCAAAGTAGTCCGACTCGAAAACAATTACCGCTGCACGGACAAAATCATTGAACTGGCAAACCGCCTGGTAGCCCATAATCGGGATCGGCATAAAAAACACCTGATTGCCCACAAAAAAATGGGTGCGCCTGTACGCTTTCTTGAGCTGGCAGACGAATTAACAGAAGCCGAAAAGATCATCGGTGAAATCAGATATCTGAACGAAGCTCAGGACATCCCTTTACGCGACTTTGCCATCCTGTTTCGAACCAATGAACAGCCCCGGGTCTTCGAGACAGAATTACGCCGTACCAGTGTTCGCTACCAGTTGATTGGCAGTCAGTCATTTTTTGATCGTCGAGAAATCCGCGATCTGCTAGCATACCTGAAAGCACTTGCCTTTCCGCACGATGAACTTTCCATGCTGCGAATCATCAATACGCCCACACGCGGTATCGGCAGCAGTACGGTTGAGAAATTAGTGAATCAGTCCGTCAAAGCCGGAAACCGCTTCTGGGAGATGGTCGAATCCGCTCAGCTGACGAATGATCTGAGTGCCCGCGCAAGCAGCGCACTGAATGGATTTCATGACCTGCTGAAACGATATCGGGCCCGGCTCGAACAGTCTCCACGCGATCTTTCTCGAATCATGCACGATCTGATCAAGGAAATCGACTACGAAGGAGAAATCAAAAAACAGTATAAGACCTCAGAACAACAGCAGGCACGCATTGTCGTTCTCGAACAGTTCATCGAATCAATCAATGAATACTGTCGGCGTTCGAGTGATCCATCCCCGACTGGTTTTCTGGAAGAAACCGCGTTGGGCGATCGTGATGACCTCAATGAAAAAGAAGACCAGCTCGCCCAGGACGCCGTCAAACTCATGACGCTCCACAGTGCCAAAGGGCTGGAATTTCCCCGTGTTTATCTCGTAGGAATGGAAGAGGGACTGCTGCCACACAAACGCTCAGTCGAAGGTACCGATGCGGAAATCGCAGAAGAAAGGCGAATCGCATATGTAGGAATTACCCGAGCTCAGGACTACCTCACTCTCAGCCGTGCAGCGACGCGAACCAAATGGGGTAAGAAGCAGCCCACCCTCCCGTCACGCTTTCTGTTTGAAATGCGTAACACCGATGGGGAAGAGTAA
- a CDS encoding chloride channel protein — protein sequence MDYFKKLGALLTSFDLKTSGKWFVLSCLIGIVAGLGGIVFDVLIQVVQHNTLVAIAGFDHPQTVGEHSIYESEKNEVAFSPWWMLGVITLGGLASGIIVYNIAPEAEGHGTDAAIDAFHNKRGLILPRVPIVKTIASALTLGTGGSAGREGPIAQIGAGFGSWVATVLKLSARDRRIMLAAGVGAGIGAIFRAPLAGALFAAEIMYSNADFESDVIVPAAMSSIIAYSVYCMSLPQELQFIPLFGDGLHHTVDSHFELIPYTILSVILSLAAMFYVKTFYGTNRIFKAIPIKPMFKPAIGAFLTGIVGIGMYYLFNKDLQALSVMSTGYGILQDALTSAAKISVPLLLTVAVVKVFTTSLTIGSGGSGGVFGPSMVIGGCVGTATGRILQDLWPEMVTQPEAYGLVGMAGFFSGAAHAPISTIIMVSEITGNYSLLLPTMLSSTLCFVLCQKVHLYQKQYPSRLDSPAHRGDFLIDVLEGSHVSDVFDPGRKIQLIHQSKTLDEIVHSLAGTQQHYFPVVDDEGRIIGIFSEDDVRAYLYDETIWKLALARDIMQSNFVKVRPDDDLNTVMQRFTAINVEALPVVDQEDSGILLGMLNRKETIGYYNQQLMKHKRAGEESEG from the coding sequence ATGGATTATTTTAAGAAACTGGGTGCGCTACTAACTTCTTTTGATCTGAAGACCAGTGGCAAATGGTTTGTGCTTTCCTGCCTGATTGGTATTGTGGCGGGTCTGGGTGGAATTGTCTTCGATGTATTAATTCAGGTCGTCCAACATAATACTCTGGTTGCGATCGCTGGGTTTGACCACCCCCAGACGGTAGGCGAGCATTCAATCTACGAGTCAGAAAAAAATGAAGTCGCCTTTTCTCCCTGGTGGATGCTGGGAGTGATTACCTTAGGTGGTCTGGCGTCAGGAATCATTGTTTATAATATTGCTCCCGAGGCAGAAGGACACGGAACCGACGCGGCCATTGATGCATTTCATAACAAGCGGGGGCTGATATTACCCCGCGTTCCGATTGTGAAGACGATTGCCTCTGCATTGACTTTGGGAACAGGCGGTTCTGCCGGGCGTGAGGGGCCAATTGCCCAGATCGGTGCGGGTTTTGGGTCATGGGTGGCGACAGTCTTAAAACTGTCCGCGCGAGATCGTCGGATCATGCTGGCGGCGGGCGTCGGTGCGGGAATCGGTGCTATCTTCCGTGCTCCACTGGCAGGCGCGTTATTTGCTGCGGAGATCATGTACAGCAATGCTGATTTTGAATCGGATGTCATTGTTCCCGCTGCGATGTCCTCGATCATTGCTTATTCGGTCTATTGTATGTCACTCCCACAGGAACTGCAGTTTATTCCTTTGTTTGGTGATGGCCTGCATCATACCGTTGACTCACACTTCGAGCTGATCCCCTATACCATTCTGTCAGTCATCCTGAGTCTGGCTGCCATGTTTTATGTAAAGACATTTTATGGGACGAACCGGATCTTCAAAGCAATTCCAATCAAGCCGATGTTCAAGCCTGCGATCGGTGCCTTTTTGACAGGTATCGTAGGGATCGGCATGTATTATCTATTTAATAAAGATCTGCAGGCATTGTCAGTGATGTCGACAGGTTATGGAATATTGCAGGATGCATTAACTTCCGCCGCAAAGATCAGTGTCCCCCTGTTATTGACGGTCGCCGTTGTCAAAGTATTTACGACATCACTGACGATCGGCTCGGGAGGTTCAGGTGGGGTGTTTGGACCTTCGATGGTGATTGGTGGCTGCGTCGGAACAGCAACCGGTCGTATACTGCAGGATTTGTGGCCGGAAATGGTCACACAGCCGGAAGCCTACGGGCTGGTCGGGATGGCAGGATTTTTTTCCGGGGCCGCTCATGCCCCCATTTCAACGATCATCATGGTCTCAGAAATCACGGGCAACTATTCTCTGCTGTTACCTACGATGCTGTCTTCTACACTCTGCTTTGTGCTGTGTCAGAAGGTCCATCTTTATCAGAAGCAGTACCCCAGTCGACTCGATTCACCGGCACATCGAGGTGATTTCCTGATTGATGTGCTGGAAGGGAGCCACGTGTCAGATGTTTTTGATCCAGGCAGAAAGATTCAATTAATTCATCAGTCGAAAACGCTCGATGAAATTGTGCACTCTCTGGCGGGAACTCAGCAGCATTATTTCCCCGTTGTGGATGATGAGGGACGCATTATCGGCATCTTTTCCGAGGATGATGTCCGCGCTTATCTGTATGATGAGACCATCTGGAAGCTGGCATTAGCACGAGATATCATGCAGTCCAATTTTGTGAAGGTCAGACCGGATGATGATTTGAATACGGTAATGCAGCGGTTTACTGCGATTAATGTGGAAGCTTTGCCGGTGGTTGATCAGGAAGACTCCGGCATCCTGCTGGGAATGCTGAATCGTAAAGAGACGATTGGTTATTACAATCAGCAGTTGATGAAGCATAAACGTGCGGGGGAAGAGAGTGAGGGGTAA
- the tsaB gene encoding tRNA (adenosine(37)-N6)-threonylcarbamoyltransferase complex dimerization subunit type 1 TsaB, whose translation MENSEFYLGIESSGLSGSVAIYRPGQQITQIELPQQGRKHAQTLVAEVKNLLEQLNITARQITGVGVSRGPGSFTGLRIGITFAKTFGYVTGCPVLGIDTFEAIALKSPSEITETWVISNAQRGDLFVGKYLKIGERHWQNTSEIELRGIEEFGISLQSSDTVSGPGITLLPDDLPSDPRLLQTEFRTPHAAEVAEITARMMQEHAAKHSPRNEVWNLVPFYLRKSAAEEKWDAQQNS comes from the coding sequence GTGGAAAATTCTGAGTTTTATTTAGGCATTGAGTCTTCGGGGCTCTCCGGATCCGTAGCAATCTATCGCCCTGGTCAGCAAATCACCCAGATTGAGCTTCCGCAACAAGGTCGAAAACACGCACAAACCCTGGTCGCAGAAGTCAAAAATCTCCTTGAGCAACTTAATATCACTGCCCGACAAATTACAGGTGTAGGAGTTAGTCGCGGTCCTGGTAGCTTTACCGGTTTAAGAATCGGCATAACATTCGCCAAAACTTTTGGATATGTGACTGGCTGTCCCGTACTCGGCATTGATACGTTCGAAGCCATCGCGTTGAAAAGCCCCTCTGAGATCACGGAAACCTGGGTCATCTCCAATGCGCAGCGGGGAGACCTGTTTGTCGGCAAGTACCTGAAAATCGGGGAACGACACTGGCAGAACACTTCAGAAATCGAGCTGCGCGGTATCGAAGAATTTGGTATTTCACTGCAATCCAGCGATACCGTTTCCGGGCCGGGAATCACTCTGTTACCAGATGATTTACCGTCTGACCCCCGCCTGTTGCAAACGGAATTCCGCACACCGCATGCGGCTGAAGTCGCGGAAATCACAGCAAGAATGATGCAGGAACACGCAGCAAAGCATTCCCCTCGGAATGAAGTCTGGAATCTGGTTCCCTTTTATCTCAGAAAAAGTGCGGCAGAAGAAAAGTGGGACGCACAACAGAATAGTTGA
- a CDS encoding DUF6793 family protein, whose product MALYEIETNAHIMVGWANTQEEAENAAQENYPEDEILRVTRRPRDMWVISKRLLGIEGHTEPCDMARECLFRASGDKVHAIRLYMRDTGADLHEAQLAIETNMSVGW is encoded by the coding sequence ATGGCTCTTTATGAGATTGAAACAAACGCACATATCATGGTGGGTTGGGCAAATACTCAAGAGGAAGCGGAAAATGCTGCTCAGGAAAATTATCCTGAAGACGAGATCTTAAGAGTCACTCGACGTCCCCGCGACATGTGGGTGATTTCAAAACGCCTGCTCGGAATAGAAGGGCATACAGAACCTTGCGATATGGCACGCGAATGCCTGTTCCGCGCTTCCGGTGACAAAGTCCACGCCATTCGCCTCTATATGCGTGACACCGGTGCTGATCTCCACGAAGCACAACTGGCAATTGAGACTAATATGTCAGTCGGCTGGTAA
- a CDS encoding amidohydrolase family protein, which yields MIIQGTLVSSSGTSHSQIRLEGNQIVETGSNLGKADYSFSDDCLVFAGMGDIHIHARDDVGESQIYKEDFCTAAAAAINGGVVHAADMPNNPVPPITDESYHDKLKHLEQRNPAIHFTLYAGIGPGTRPLSFAVPYKAYMGPSVGDLFFRTLEQLDETLSHYRGCNVSFHCEDPILLDEHANAATHEARRPAECEISATRFALQMIEKYELRGKLCHYSVGEGLPLIREARSRGVKVTCEVTPHHLYFDQSDLTDENRGKMQMNPPLRTVSDRKAMLAALRDGTLDYLATDHAPHTLDENEQGISGQPHLDTYGAFVTWLILDQKFTPEQAALFCSENPGDFVNPYVSPKKFGRIEAGYTASLTVLNLRQPVTIKREDMQTKCGWSPFEGITFPGSIEAVFIEGKRVR from the coding sequence ATGATTATACAAGGAACTCTCGTCAGTTCTTCAGGAACTTCTCACAGCCAGATCCGCCTCGAAGGAAACCAGATTGTCGAGACAGGCTCAAACCTGGGCAAAGCGGACTACTCTTTTTCCGATGACTGCCTGGTTTTTGCCGGCATGGGTGATATTCACATTCATGCCCGCGATGATGTCGGTGAGTCACAAATCTACAAAGAGGATTTCTGTACCGCCGCTGCAGCCGCTATCAATGGCGGTGTTGTGCACGCAGCTGACATGCCTAACAATCCGGTTCCCCCTATTACCGACGAAAGCTACCACGACAAACTCAAACATCTGGAACAGCGGAATCCTGCTATCCATTTTACTCTCTATGCAGGTATTGGCCCCGGAACCAGGCCACTTTCATTTGCAGTGCCGTACAAAGCCTATATGGGCCCGAGCGTAGGTGATCTGTTTTTCAGAACACTGGAACAACTGGATGAAACCCTGTCACACTACCGAGGTTGTAATGTCAGCTTCCACTGTGAAGATCCGATCCTGCTGGACGAGCACGCCAACGCTGCCACACACGAAGCGCGCAGACCTGCTGAATGCGAAATTTCTGCCACGCGATTCGCTTTGCAGATGATCGAGAAATATGAACTCCGCGGCAAGCTCTGCCACTATTCCGTCGGGGAGGGGCTGCCTCTGATTCGCGAGGCCCGCAGCCGTGGAGTGAAAGTCACCTGTGAAGTGACACCCCACCACCTCTATTTTGATCAGTCTGATCTGACCGATGAGAATCGAGGAAAGATGCAGATGAATCCGCCATTGCGAACTGTCTCAGATCGCAAAGCCATGCTGGCTGCATTACGTGATGGGACTCTGGATTACCTCGCCACTGATCATGCACCTCATACTCTGGATGAAAACGAGCAGGGGATTTCAGGGCAGCCGCATCTGGATACCTATGGGGCGTTTGTGACCTGGCTGATTCTGGACCAGAAATTCACTCCAGAACAGGCAGCACTATTCTGCTCGGAAAACCCGGGCGACTTTGTGAACCCTTATGTTTCACCGAAAAAATTTGGACGAATTGAAGCAGGCTATACTGCCAGCCTGACAGTGCTCAATCTGAGGCAGCCGGTTACTATCAAACGGGAAGACATGCAGACCAAATGTGGCTGGTCTCCCTTTGAAGGAATTACGTTCCCGGGCTCGATCGAAGCCGTCTTCATCGAAGGCAAACGGGTCCGCTAA
- the secD gene encoding protein translocase subunit SecD, with translation MTGIEFHTAGLLAAEVTEKAPSSISGMTIFLVIFAVFILPFVLGVVIARALKMKDYGKKIGLVLFTAVVAATPFIWQVTHGHNWRDAIRLGIDLAGGSNMVFEVDESRSEKELSNEVMDQMVGAIGRRINPSGTEEVTVRKVGQNRIEVIVPGADSEDVQRIKSLITRLGSLEFAIVANRRDRAHAEAVARALENPEKKDIRDKEGRVIASWREVKGDDNYEGVDQIVARPFTREDGTQGEEVLILIEPNEDRRVTGKYLVRASQTTDQNGGPAVRFVFNAKGGSLFGQLTSLNRPSKDGFERHLAVLLDGKVQSAPSIKDTISTEGIISGSFNQKEVNELLNVLNAGALEVPLKPEPVSEFSISPLLGSDVQEKGKQAILIAAFAVIVFMLIYYRFAGVVANICLTLNLLLVMGCMSFIDATFTLPGLAGLVLTIGMAVDANVLIFERIREEKARGSSLRMAINNGFSRAFTTIVDANLTTLIVAVVLYIIGTDQVRGFAVTLFIGIVMSMFTALYVGRLIFDIFERKRWISDLKMMSIVGTTSLDFIGKKKVAAFFSGALILIGLIVVVTRGQENLDIDFTGGTMVTFEFEDKQEIDDVRGLLQDEFGNSLTLEQLELSNDPASEGRFFRLRTTLNDADEGDNDTTATNTIRKKLNTSFSDDAHKLRKVTMDYGDVKKLAGSEDSPGGTEVALTFSGELKTSTIDNYLKEAIADIKNADGSDKYDRIPEFQLQGIAVDKAEEADKRFKKMSMQAGPDLLEADLKTALAAMQDVMETTAILDEVNSFDSSVASEMQESALMAMLISLIAIVAYIWFRFQRITFGLAAVAALVHDVLVVLGMVALGAYLSNSALGPILGLNDFKINLPMIAAFLTIVGYSLNDTIVVFDRIREVRGKNPALTTNMVNESLNQTLSRTLLTSFTTLIVVLILYAIGGEGIHGFAYCLVLGVIVGTYSSIFIASPVLLWLMNRPGSATARATEQNQKRASVSN, from the coding sequence ATGACAGGGATTGAATTTCACACAGCAGGTCTTCTGGCTGCGGAAGTGACTGAAAAGGCGCCATCAAGTATTTCCGGCATGACTATCTTTTTAGTTATTTTTGCCGTCTTCATTCTGCCTTTCGTGTTGGGGGTAGTGATTGCCCGCGCACTCAAAATGAAGGACTACGGGAAAAAAATTGGACTGGTCCTGTTCACTGCTGTGGTTGCCGCGACTCCTTTTATCTGGCAAGTGACTCACGGGCACAACTGGCGTGATGCTATTCGCTTGGGGATTGACCTTGCCGGTGGTTCGAACATGGTCTTCGAGGTTGATGAATCAAGGAGTGAGAAAGAGCTCTCTAACGAAGTGATGGATCAGATGGTTGGTGCTATTGGCCGACGTATCAATCCCTCGGGTACGGAAGAAGTTACCGTTCGCAAAGTCGGTCAGAATCGAATTGAAGTCATCGTTCCCGGTGCGGATTCGGAAGATGTTCAGAGAATCAAATCACTGATTACCCGGCTGGGAAGCCTGGAGTTCGCGATTGTTGCCAACCGCAGAGACCGTGCCCACGCGGAAGCTGTTGCGCGAGCTTTGGAGAATCCTGAGAAAAAAGATATTCGTGACAAAGAAGGACGGGTGATTGCCAGCTGGCGTGAAGTCAAAGGCGATGACAATTACGAAGGCGTAGACCAGATCGTAGCCCGTCCGTTTACCCGCGAAGATGGTACTCAGGGTGAAGAAGTTCTGATTCTGATTGAACCCAATGAAGATCGGCGTGTGACCGGGAAATATCTGGTACGCGCCAGTCAGACGACTGACCAGAACGGTGGTCCTGCTGTTCGGTTTGTATTTAACGCAAAAGGCGGAAGCCTCTTCGGTCAGCTGACTTCTTTAAATCGTCCCAGTAAGGACGGATTTGAGCGGCATCTGGCTGTTCTGTTGGATGGTAAAGTTCAATCGGCTCCCAGTATTAAGGATACGATCAGTACTGAAGGGATTATCTCCGGTAGTTTTAATCAGAAAGAAGTGAACGAACTTCTTAATGTTTTGAATGCCGGGGCTCTGGAAGTACCTTTGAAGCCAGAACCTGTTTCTGAGTTCTCCATCAGCCCGCTGCTGGGAAGTGATGTGCAGGAAAAAGGGAAACAGGCAATTCTGATTGCTGCTTTCGCAGTGATTGTCTTCATGCTGATTTATTATCGGTTTGCGGGGGTCGTGGCGAACATCTGTCTGACGCTGAACCTGCTGCTGGTGATGGGCTGCATGTCGTTCATTGATGCGACATTTACCCTGCCTGGTTTAGCTGGTCTGGTATTAACGATCGGTATGGCCGTTGATGCGAATGTGTTGATCTTCGAGCGAATCAGGGAAGAAAAAGCCCGTGGTTCCAGCTTGAGAATGGCCATCAATAACGGTTTTTCCCGAGCTTTCACCACAATTGTTGACGCCAACCTGACAACGCTGATCGTTGCAGTAGTGCTCTATATCATCGGAACCGATCAGGTACGCGGCTTCGCAGTTACTTTATTCATCGGGATTGTGATGAGCATGTTCACCGCTCTGTATGTGGGACGGTTGATTTTCGATATCTTCGAACGGAAACGCTGGATCAGCGATTTGAAGATGATGAGCATTGTCGGTACGACCAGCCTCGATTTTATTGGAAAGAAAAAGGTTGCTGCCTTTTTCTCAGGCGCTTTGATTCTAATCGGATTGATTGTTGTAGTGACCCGTGGCCAGGAAAATCTGGATATTGATTTTACTGGTGGAACCATGGTCACTTTTGAGTTTGAAGACAAACAGGAAATTGATGATGTTCGGGGACTCCTGCAGGATGAATTTGGGAACAGTCTGACGCTTGAACAACTGGAGCTTTCGAACGACCCTGCTTCTGAAGGTCGATTCTTCCGTCTGCGGACGACGTTAAATGATGCAGATGAGGGAGATAACGATACTACGGCAACTAATACAATTCGTAAAAAATTAAATACTTCCTTCAGCGACGATGCTCATAAGTTGCGAAAAGTGACCATGGATTATGGTGACGTTAAAAAACTGGCAGGAAGTGAGGACTCGCCCGGTGGAACCGAAGTCGCTTTGACTTTCAGTGGCGAACTGAAAACTTCCACCATTGATAACTATCTGAAAGAAGCTATTGCAGACATCAAAAATGCCGACGGATCTGATAAATATGACCGGATTCCTGAGTTTCAACTGCAGGGCATTGCGGTCGACAAAGCAGAGGAAGCAGATAAACGGTTCAAGAAAATGTCCATGCAGGCCGGCCCGGATCTGCTGGAGGCAGATTTGAAGACTGCATTGGCAGCCATGCAGGATGTCATGGAGACAACTGCGATTCTGGATGAAGTGAACAGTTTCGACAGCTCTGTGGCCAGTGAGATGCAAGAATCTGCCCTCATGGCGATGCTGATCAGCCTGATTGCGATTGTGGCTTACATCTGGTTCCGCTTCCAGCGGATTACCTTCGGTCTGGCTGCAGTCGCCGCTCTGGTGCATGATGTGCTGGTTGTGCTGGGAATGGTTGCCTTGGGAGCTTATCTCAGCAACTCTGCCCTGGGGCCGATCCTGGGCTTGAATGATTTCAAAATCAATCTGCCGATGATCGCTGCGTTTCTGACAATCGTTGGTTATTCATTGAATGATACGATTGTGGTCTTTGACCGGATTCGTGAAGTACGCGGAAAGAACCCCGCCTTGACGACCAACATGGTGAATGAAAGTTTGAACCAGACCCTGTCCCGTACCCTGTTGACATCGTTTACCACATTGATTGTGGTTCTGATTCTGTATGCCATCGGTGGTGAGGGAATTCATGGGTTTGCATATTGTCTGGTACTGGGGGTAATTGTCGGTACTTACAGTTCAATCTTTATTGCCAGCCCGGTTCTGCTCTGGTTGATGAATCGACCTGGTAGTGCAACAGCTCGGGCAACTGAACAAAATCAGAAGCGTGCCAGTGTGAGCAACTGA
- the yajC gene encoding preprotein translocase subunit YajC, protein MNILLATLYLFAQDAPVKEGPAASPLVTFLPLIAIVIFFYFIMFRPQQKERAKREATLGQLKKNDRVVTIGGIIGTIANIAEKEQEVTLKIDDNSKLKVRRSAIQGLYQVENKETTS, encoded by the coding sequence ATGAACATTTTACTTGCGACCCTTTATTTATTTGCACAAGACGCACCGGTGAAAGAAGGACCAGCTGCTTCTCCCCTTGTGACGTTTCTGCCTTTGATCGCCATCGTGATTTTTTTCTACTTCATCATGTTTCGCCCTCAGCAGAAAGAACGGGCAAAACGTGAGGCGACCTTAGGTCAACTGAAGAAAAATGATCGGGTGGTGACGATCGGCGGAATCATTGGCACGATCGCCAACATCGCAGAGAAAGAGCAGGAAGTAACTTTGAAAATCGATGATAATTCGAAACTCAAGGTCCGCCGCAGTGCGATTCAGGGGCTCTATCAGGTAGAAAACAAAGAGACTACGAGTTAG
- the tgt gene encoding tRNA guanosine(34) transglycosylase Tgt, with amino-acid sequence MSHFHFELLHTDSKTSARAGRWHTPHGIVDTPAFMPVGTLASVKGLLPEQLKQVGTQQVLANTYHLALRPGADIVAEMGGLHEFMNWDGPILTDSGGFQVFSLAQLTKMNDQQVVFRSHIDGSLFELSPEKAVKIQEQLGADCIMCLDECPPHDVPPEKMQDAVDRTTKWAARCRDAQKRDDQALFGIVQGGTDQKMRERSAEGLLPLEFPGYAIGGLSVGEKPEDMYSTLDFTTPMLPVEKPRYLMGVGRPSDLIESIIRGVDLFDCVMPTRNGRNGMAFTSQGRVNLRNQKHARDPSPLDPEIDSPGSRDYSRAYLRHLFMSREMLGPILISLHNIAFYQKLVRDLRQAILNDQVEEFRAVHLARWNASF; translated from the coding sequence GTGTCTCATTTTCATTTTGAACTGCTCCATACGGATTCTAAAACCTCGGCCCGTGCGGGGCGGTGGCATACTCCCCACGGAATTGTGGATACCCCTGCTTTTATGCCCGTGGGTACCCTGGCATCGGTCAAAGGATTGCTGCCGGAACAGTTAAAACAGGTGGGAACTCAGCAGGTATTAGCGAATACGTATCATTTAGCTCTGCGTCCAGGGGCAGACATTGTTGCTGAGATGGGGGGGCTGCATGAATTCATGAACTGGGACGGGCCCATTCTGACGGACAGTGGTGGTTTTCAGGTATTCAGTCTGGCACAGCTGACGAAAATGAATGATCAGCAGGTTGTCTTTCGTTCGCATATCGATGGAAGTCTGTTTGAACTTTCGCCTGAAAAAGCGGTGAAAATCCAGGAGCAACTGGGAGCTGACTGCATTATGTGCCTGGATGAATGTCCGCCGCATGATGTACCACCGGAAAAAATGCAGGACGCAGTTGACCGTACTACAAAATGGGCTGCCCGCTGTCGTGATGCACAGAAACGTGATGACCAGGCACTGTTTGGAATTGTTCAGGGGGGGACGGATCAGAAAATGCGGGAACGTTCAGCAGAGGGTTTACTGCCTCTGGAGTTTCCGGGTTACGCGATTGGCGGGTTGAGTGTCGGAGAAAAACCTGAGGATATGTACTCCACGCTTGATTTTACCACTCCAATGCTGCCTGTCGAAAAGCCCCGTTATCTGATGGGGGTGGGACGTCCTTCAGACTTGATTGAGTCTATTATCAGAGGGGTTGACCTGTTTGATTGTGTGATGCCTACCCGAAATGGCAGAAACGGGATGGCGTTTACCAGCCAGGGACGGGTCAACTTGCGAAATCAGAAACATGCTCGTGACCCCAGTCCGCTGGACCCTGAGATTGATTCTCCTGGTTCGCGGGATTACAGCCGGGCTTATTTGAGGCATTTATTCATGTCTCGGGAGATGCTGGGCCCCATTTTAATTTCTCTGCATAATATCGCATTTTACCAGAAACTGGTGCGAGATCTGCGTCAGGCAATTCTCAATGATCAAGTTGAGGAGTTTCGGGCGGTTCACCTTGCCCGCTGGAACGCATCTTTCTAA